The Rhipicephalus sanguineus isolate Rsan-2018 chromosome 4, BIME_Rsan_1.4, whole genome shotgun sequence DNA window AAAAAATCTGCATCACTCTCAGGGTTTATGGAACtattatttacttgtttcttCGTTTGTCTGCTTGTTGATTAGTTCTATCGCAATTGAAATGCGTCTTTTTGCTATTTCCGTCTCGCAGCCATCGGTGCCGGTATGGTGTTCGTCGTCTCACCGACCATAATAAGTGAGCACTTCGTCAAGCACAAAGGCCTCGCGATGGGCATCAACTTCACCGGGGTCACCATGGGCACCTTCGTCTTTCCCAAGCTGCTCGAGTACTTCACGAAGACGTACGGCTTGCGCGGCGCTTTGCTCATCTTCGGTGCCATTGTGATGAACGGACTCGCGTTCAGCCTGTTCCCGCGAACACCCAAGTCGCGAAGCGCGCCTGCCGATGCTGGGGCTTCACAGCCGGCTGCCAGAGGCGACAGCAAGCAAGGGACATTGCGCCACGGGCTCACCGTGTTCAAGCACCCCGTCTTTTATCTCGTCATGTATAGCTTCATTGTTCACAGCTTCGGGTTCGAGTGTTACATATCATTGTTCGTGGACTTCGCCGTGGACCGAGGCGTCGCCGTTTCCAGCGCTGTTACCATGGTTTCCATGGGAGCCATCGCCGAAGCCCTCGGCAGGCTCACACTGCCGGCAGCCGTCGACCGCGGCTGGCTTACAAACAAGCAGCTGATCGTGCTCATATTTGCTGTCCAGGGTGGCATGTTCATTCTgcttcctttcctctatgttcACGGGCTCATCTTTGCCGTGGCTGCCATCATCGCCTACACCATTGGCACTGGTCTAGTGCTGTTTCCTGT harbors:
- the LOC119391064 gene encoding monocarboxylate transporter 9, with protein sequence MAGGPRVRRWNGCAHVPQHGPDSVHSWLVAGACALACFFAMAGRRSAGFLFVAILDTFQVNRSDGSWPIMLMGGLVYLAGLITGPLAHRFNARPVIIAGAVISGIGAMLSFFPDSIATMTVTLGAIHAIGAGMVFVVSPTIISEHFVKHKGLAMGINFTGVTMGTFVFPKLLEYFTKTYGLRGALLIFGAIVMNGLAFSLFPRTPKSRSAPADAGASQPAARGDSKQGTLRHGLTVFKHPVFYLVMYSFIVHSFGFECYISLFVDFAVDRGVAVSSAVTMVSMGAIAEALGRLTLPAAVDRGWLTNKQLIVLIFAVQGGMFILLPFLYVHGLIFAVAAIIAYTIGTGLVLFPVILAIYLGLERMSMAYGMVIASAGLLSFIKPSVIGYFRDHVGAYDVLFVICGSLIAFAAIMWILVFMWEARERKKEIASKGGSMADAEAATKM